The Maridesulfovibrio bastinii DSM 16055 sequence GCCAGCATCTTATCGCCTATATTTTTGTTCTGGACCGGGATGACCATGTGTTGTCCCATACTTTCACCGTACCTTTTCCTCACGGGCTGGCCATCGCCAATCCTGTTTCCGCTGAATCGGATCAATCGGTGCGGATGATAGATTTTGGAAAACAGTCGGCGTACGACATAGGTGTTCCCGTAAAGGAGGGACTTTACCGGATAGGAACTGTGCATGTGGGGTTGAACAAGACCCATATTGATGAGCTGGTTGGTAAGTTGAGAGTAACCTTTCTGGGCTTTATTTCCATTGTGATTGTAATCCTTTTCATAGTCAGTCATCGCATGGCTGAATATATCACACGGCCCATAAGCAAGCTTACAAGCATATCTGATAAACTTTCCAAAGGTAATTTTGAGGTCAGCCTCGATCAGCTTGAAGAATTCGAAGGATGGAATGTTTCCGACTGTCCTGTTTACACGAACACGGATCTTCCCTGCTGGCATCTTGACCGGCCCGGAGATTATTATCTTTCAGACTGCAAGAATTTTCCTGATCATGACTGTTGCGATTGCAGCTTTTATGTGAAGCGTGACGGTGACGAGGTTGTTCAGCTTGGAGACAGCTTCCGCAATATGGTCTGGTCGATAAAACTTTATCGCAGAAGATTGCGGGAATCAGAGGAAAAGTATCGTTCCCTTTTTAACAGCGGGCCTGACCCGGTCCTTGTTGTGGATTGTGCTGAGTTTACAATTCTTGATGCCAACCCGAGAGCTAAGGAGCTTTACGGTTACAGTCGGGATGAATTTATAGGAATACCTTTTTTGAAGCTCGGCCCTGACAGTAATGCCGCCTGTATCAAAGCTTTTGAAGAATACGGGGAGTCTTCAGAATCAGTTTATTATCCTAAAATTCTGCACTACAAAAAAGGCGGAGATCCTTTTTATGTAAATATGCATGTCTGTCCCATCACATACCGGGGTACTCCGGCAATAATTATAGGCGTGACCGATATTACACAGATAATTGAAAAAGACGCCCAGCTGGTGCAGGCCGCGAAGATGAAATCGCTTGGAGAAATGTCCGCAGGTGTTGCCCATGAAGTAAACCAGCCTTTGAATGCTATAAAAATGGGTAGCGAGTATCTGTCTCTGATGGTTGAAATGGGTAGAGAAATACCTCCTGAACAGCTTGATAAGGTTGTCTCTGAAATAAGCAGGCAGGTTGATAGAGCTGCAGAAATTATTGATACATTAAGATCTTTCAGCAGAAAGTCCGGTATGCTGACTGAGGAGGTTGATATCAATACACCTGTCAAGAGTGTTCTTGCTCTTATTACAAGACAGTTTGAACTCCAGAATATTACTATAAATCTGGATCTGGATGACAATCTTCCTCCTGTAACAGCACAGGATAACCGCCTGCAACAGGTGTTTTTCAATATCTTAAACAATGCCCGAGATTCAATTCTCGAAAAGTCTGAAGATAAAAAATATGATGGTATTGTTGAAATTTCAACTTATGCAGACAGCAATTATGTTTATTCTTCATTCAAAGATAATGGTACCGGGATTTCTAAAGATGTTCTTGATAAAATATTTGAACCTTTTTTCAGTACCAAAGAAGTAGGACATGGCATGGGTTTGGGACTGGCTATAACTTATGGCATAGTAGAAGATTATAAAGGCAGAATTGATATTTCCAGCGAGTATGGAGAAGGAACAACTTTTATAGTTTCTTTTCCGCGTATAGTTGCTGAAGCTGACTGTATCAAAGAAAATTAAAAAGGTTACCTGCATGTCAAAAATTCTGGTTATTGATGACGAACGCGCGACTCTGGATATGTTCAGCATGCTCATGTCTGTTTATGGTCATGAGGTTCTTACCGCTGAAAATGGTGAACTTGGGGTGGAAATTTTCGATACGGAACGCCCGGAACTGGTGATGACCGATATAAAAATGCCGGGAATGGACGGCATTGAAGTCTTAAGACGTATTAAAGCACTGGACAGGGAAGCCGAGGTTATTGTCATCACTGGGCATGGCGATATGGATATTGCCATTAAAGCTCTGAACCTTGATGCCACAGACTTTTTAAATAAACCGGTTAAACGTGAGGCGGTTGAAAAGGCTCTGAAATTTTCTGAAGAACGGCTTGAGCTTGCCCGCAATAAGAAAAAAGAAATTGAGATTCAGGAAATAGTAGGGAGACCTGTTATTCGCATAAGAGGAAGCATTACTTCCCATTCTGAAAAGGCCTTACGGGAACATTTTTCAAAAATACTCGATATGAAAAGAAAGTTCGCTTTCTTGTTTTTTGAGCAGAATTCTTCCATCAATGGTGCCGGAATCACAGCCCTTAAATCTGTAATCGAAGAGGCCCGTGAAAGTGGTTGCAGAAGTATAGTTGTAGGTCTTTCTGATAATTTTAAAAATGTCTTTGATACAATGGGAATATCTAAAATGGTTCAATTCTTCGATTCCGAACAGCAGGCATTGGAGGAATGCTGTTGAGCCAGTTGAATTTTAAGCACTTTAAGATGCGTTCATTGGCGACATGATTTAATAAGAGCGGTATGTTTTTCTGTTGCGGCGCAACTGGTATTTTTTTACCGCATTATTGTGTTCTTTCAGAGACCTGCTGAAATAGTGTGACCCGTCACCTTTCGCGACAAAATAAAGGTAATTGTTTTTTTCAGGATTTATTGCCGCTTCAATGGAAGCAAGACCGGGAGAGCAGATCGGTCCCGGAGGAAGCCCTCTGTGGCGATATGTGTTGTAAGTATTGGTTTTATCCTGAAGCTGGCTTTTATGAAGATTACCGTCAAAATCTTCACCGAGACCGTAAATGATTGTGGGGTCTGACTGTAGCAGATAACCTTTGCGCAGCCGGTTGGCAAAAACTCCTGCTATTGTACGACGCTCGGAAATATCACCTGTTTCTTTCTCAACCAGTGAAGCCAGAATTAGAGTCTCATGAATTTTTTTTGGTGACGGCAATCCGTCAGGCCATGCTTTGTGAGCTGCCTTGAAGAACTCTCTGACCATGGTTTCGGCTATGATTGTGCCGGTTTCTTTTTGAGGTCTGGTGAGCATATATGTTTCAGGAAAAAGATAACCTTCGAGATTATCAGCAGGAATATTGTATTTTTTTATCAGCTCACGATTGTAAACAGCTTTTTTAAAATCAGAATATGTAGTCAGTCCTGCCTCTTCAGCTATTTTAGCTGTCTGCCACCAGTTGAGACCTTCCCGGACTGAAAGTTTATGCAATATGCCTGAAGTTGTGGTTATTTCTGTCAGCACTTCAGGTGCGGTCATATTTGTATAGAGGTTGAATTCTCCGGCACGGACATTGCCGCCTTTTTTTTCCGCCTGAGCATATCCTCTAAAGCGTTTAGAGTCTTTGATAAGACCGGCTTTGGCCAGATTTGCTGAAACCTGCCAGAGAGTCTGGCCCGGCTCTATTATGAAATTAATTTTACGCCCCTGAGATTCCGGCGGGATATTCAGAAAATCCCAGGTACGGTATAGAAACCAGCTGCCTACAACCATTGCCAAAAAACTTACAACGGCGATCGATGGAATAACAAACCTTAAGACTATGCCCCTTCGAGCCATGTTCTCAGAATTACTGTCGCCGCCTGGCTGTCCAGATTCTTTTTGGTTTTGCTGTTCCAACGTCCGGCCTCCTTAAGTTCTTCTTCTGCTGTTATTGAGCTGAATCTTTCGTCCACTAGATGTATGGGGATTTCTGTTCTTCTCTCAAGGGATTTTGCAAAGTTTCTGACCTGTCGTGTGGTCAGGGTGTCTTCGCCCTCAAGAGACAGTGGAAGGCCGAGAACAATGTTCTCGACCTTCTCACGCTCTATTATTTCGAGCAATTCTGTAAACAGTGCGTCACGGGTTGTCCTCTCGATTACTTTAAGAGGAAAGGCGAAAATGCCCTCGGTATCACTGATGGCAAGGCCGACCCGTTTTAGTCCGAAATCAATTCCAAGATTTTTCATAGGCCTACAGGAAAACTAATGAGTCCTGCCTGCGGGCTTTATCAACTATCTTCTTGAAATCTTTCTGCCACTTAGGTCCTCCGACCAATTCGGCAAGGAATTCAACCGTGTGCATTACTCTGTTTGATTTTTTAAGATTATCAATACTGCGCTTTATACCAACTTTGCAGGATGGGCAACCGACGAGCACAGGAACGTCTTTCCGCTTGCCTGTAAGGTCGTTTCTAAGCTGGCTGGTTTTGCGTTCACGCAGTTTGTTGTAGATAGACGGACTGGTTATTGCTCCAAGTCCTGATTCTCCACAGCAGCCCGGAGACAGGGTTACTTCTGTGCCGAGAAGTTCGGCAAGGGAGCTGCGGTATATTTCAGGAGCCTTGGCTTTTGGTGTATCAGTCCATTCGGTATGGCAGGAAGAATGATAGATTACTTCGCTGTCATCCATAAGAGCTTCAAGCGGCAGACTTCCGGCATGTTCAATAAGGTACTGCACAGCATCCTTGTGTTCCAGCGATCTGCCCAGCTCAGAACCGAAAGTATATGATTCCAGCGATTCACGGCATGTGCCGCATGCTGTAAGAATCGTATTTACTTCAAGCCCGGCCAGACTGGCTTTAGCCAGTTTGTACTGAATGTCGTTAATATTGCGGTGGCGGTTAGTGTTGTAGGCTTCAGCACAGCCGCTTGCCAGCAGTGGATAACCGCAGCAGAGGTGCTTGGATGGCATTACAACATTCACACCTGCTTTATGCAGCAGATAGAGCGTAGCCATACCTATGCTGCGTGAGAACAGGCTGGCTCCGCATCCGGGGAAGTAGAATACAGCTTGTGACGGAGTGGTTCCCGAAACAAACATTGATCCTGTTGCAAGGGACAGATCTTCGCTAAGGTTTTTAAGGTCCATCGCCGGAGTCTTACTCTGGAACAGCGGGGAATCAATCCTTCTGCGCCAGTGTCCGGGGATCAGACCGATGGCCTTGCTCTGGGCTGAAGCTGATATCGAAAGAAACTTGGCAACCTTAGGAAGCCTGCTTTCCGGGTCTTTAGCGACAAACTGCAGAGCCAGATTCTTAATCGGGTGTCCGCCTTTTCCTTTATACTCCAGAAAACTGCGAATCTGTAAGGCTGAGCCTGCTGAATCGATTTTAACAGGACATACAGCAGTACAGCGTCCGCATGCGGTGCAATGCTCCATCAGCTTGCGGAGTCTGGTCATCAGTTCCGGTGATGGTTCACCTTTTTGGACCTGAGAATAATATATAGCTTCTATCAAAGCTCCGAGTGCAATATTTTTGTTGCGCGGATGGTACATAAGTCCCTTCTGGGGGAAGTACATCGGGCAGACCTGCTTGCATTTTCCGCATCTGGTGCAGGTTTGAATATTGCGCAGAAGATCAATCAGATGCTCTTTATCTTTGATTGCAGTTTTATCCAGATCATTGATCAGTCTGTTGAATGAAAATGTGTAGGCCGGAGAAGGAACTTCCCTTCTGGTCAGTTTGCCGGGATTAAGTATGTTGAGAGGGTCAACCTTCTCTTTATACTGCCTGATGGCGGCAATCTTTTCATCTGAAAGATAATCGATCTTGGTTATGCCAATGCCGTGTTCACCGGTGATCTCGCCTTTAAGTTCAATTACTTTCTTAAAGACATGATCAACAGCATCATAAGCGCTGTTCAGCATTTCCGGATCATTGGAGTTAACCGGGATGTTGACGTGACAGTTACCGTCTCCGGCATGCATATGGTTGGCTATAACAATGCGCTGGGCCTGAAGCTTGTCATAGATCGCCTTGATCTTGGAATCGAGCTTGGGGAACTGGTCACGGAGTTCCTGAAAAAGATAGCGAATCTGGCTTTCCAGTTCCTGATCGCTCATATCGGAGCCGGTCAGCTTGCCTTTGAGTATCGAAGTTGTTCTTTCAAAAGCCAGCTCAACTTTAGGCTCATCAATCGGGAAATCGGAGATGTCTTTCAGTGAGAGCAGAGATTTCCGGTATATTTTAGCTAAAAAGATGAGGTTGAGGTCTTCAAGAAATGTTGAAAATTCAGGAACAACCTCAAGAGGAATAACAATATCCTCGTTTACTTTGAATCCTGATGTGCGCTTGGAAATTGCCGAGAGTTTATGGCGGTCTTCCCAGAATAATTCTGCTTCCTTGTCATCGCGGGCCGCAAAAATATCAACACCGTCATAAGGCTGGGCAATTGAAAGAATTGTATCAACCGCACTTTGCAGGGCGTCCTGATCATCAGAATCCAACTGAAGGATGAGCACGGATATGGGCTCGCCTTCATAAGTTGTGGATTTTGTAGTGTAGTTGATGGCCTGAACATATTTAGGACCAAATTCTTCCAGAGCGGAGATTTTAACGAGATCGCCTTCTTCTCTAATTTTATCTCTCAGACCTACAATGTCTTTAATGACGTTCATGGCATTAAGCATGGAGCGTCCGAAAAACTCAAGGCAGAGTACACGGGAATGTTCCGGTTGAGGGTAAAGGGCAAAGCATGCTTCGGTAATGATGCCGTCCACGCCTTCCTTCTGAACTCCGGGGAGTCCGCCGAGGAATTTATTGGTTACATCTTTTCCCAGACCGGGGCTGCGAATTTCGTCAGCAGAAAGTTCGAGGGTTTCTGTCAGTCCGCCTTTGCAGTCATAAACTTCAAAGACAGCTTTTTCGCCTTCAAAAACTTTGTGACCGGGATGGTCTTTTCTTCTGACTTCAATTAATTCTCCGCGGGGCATGACCATCTTGAAACTTTGAATATTATCAATGGTTGTACCGTATTCAAATGCGAACGGTCCGCCGGAGTTTTCCGAAATATTACCACCTATGGATGATCCGGCCTTGGATGCCGGGTCCACAGTGAATAAAAGTCCTTTTTTCGCGGTAGCTTTTATCGCATCAAGGGTGATGACTCCTGCCTGAGTGCAGAGGGTCAGCTCTTCTTTATTGATGCTCAGTATATTTTTAAATCTTGAGAGGGACAGTATAACAGTTCTGTCCATGGCCGGGATTGCTCCACCGGTAAGTCCGGTTCCTCCGCCACGAGGAATAATTCCGAACTGCATCTCATTGGCAAGGCGGACAATGGCTTGAATCTGATCGGTTTTTTCAGGGAAAAGTACGGCTATGGGCAGTTCTATGCGGAGGTCTGTTGCGTCTGTAGCACTCTGAACAAGTGTATCCGGATTTATTCCGATGCTTTTTTCAGGCAGAAATTCTCGCAGTTTTTCCACGAGTCTGTCCCGGAATTCTCGGTCCGCATCCTGCTTGAGCCAGAAATTTTCAATTGCTCTGGATAAAATCTGCGGATATTCACCGGAAAGAGTGGGGCGCGCCACCGTAAGATTACGCGAAACGCTTTTACGTACCAGTTCCTGATCTATAAAAGGGTTGTAACGGACAAGGAATAATTCAGCGGCGATGCTTGATGCAAGGCTGCGTACATATTCGGGCCATCCTTTAAAATCGTAGGGATCTATGCCCAGAACTCTGTTCATGAGCTCTTCGGCAGAAATTGAAATATGGGGACCTAATTGAGGCATGATGTCTTACCGTATAAGCTTTTTGCCGGGGACAAAGGAGTACTCCCCCGCGGATGAAAAAAAGGGAATATAGGTTCCACTTTTACGTTTTGCAAGAAACAATTTTGGCAATGGATGATTTTTTGGTGCAAATCCAAGTATGACAAAGATAGTTGTTATTAGAAAAATGTAAAGACTCTCTCTGCCTCTGGACTTGAAATGGAACTGAATATACAAGTTTGATCTGCCTGTTGGCAATATTTAATCATTCAAAGTGAGGTCTAATAAAATGATCGGAAGCGACTTTGCCGAACTCCAATTATTTATAACAGGTCCTATCCTTCTGCGTAAGGAGGTGCGCGAGGCCGGTCTTCTACCTGAATTCGGTCATCGTGACTCTGAAAATGTTAAAAGGTTCGGACCGATCATGGAAAATCTGCGCAAGCTCTCCGGGGCTCCCGAAGATTACGACATTATCATTTTTAACGGCTCCGGCACAAATGTGCTTGAGGCTTCTGTCCGTTCACTTGTTGCTAGTGACGATACCGTGCTCAATGTCTCTGTAGGGGCTTTCGGTGATCTTTATCATAAACTTGCCGTTACAAACGGTAAGAATGCGGTCCAGCTTAAGTTTGATTACGGCAGAGCAATTGATCTTGATAAACTTGAGCAGGCTTTAGAGGAGTACAGCCCGGATGTTGTAACCTTCACCCAGAATGAAACATCAACCGGTGTCTTCAACAATGTGCCTGAGGTTTGTGCATTGATACATAAATACGGTGCAAAATCTCTGGTTGATGCTGTCAGCATTTTTGGTGGTGCTCCATCCTGTATAGCAGAAGCAAAACCCATGATGTACAGCACTTCAACACAAAAATCTCTGGGGCTTCCTGCCGGCTTCGGTATTGCTTTTGTAAGTCCTGAAGGATTTGAAAAAGCAGAGAAGGTTGAAAACAGGGGCTACACTACAGATATTCTCGCTCAGGTTGAAAAGGCCCGCAATCTCCAGACTCTGACAACCCCGAATGGAACTCTGGTAAACCAGATGTGTGTTCAGCTTGATTATATTGTCAATGATGAAACCATTGAAAAAAGATTTGCCAGACATGAAGAAATGCGTGAGATGGCGCATGAATGGGTAGAGCAGATGGATGGATATTCTCTTTTCGCTCAGGAAGGGTACCGGTCTCCTTCCGTGTCAGCTGTTCAAACAGCTCCCGGAATGACTGTTGAGAAGCTGAAACAGGTTAAAGAAGCCATGCGCGGACACGGTTATCTTTTTGATCCGGGCTATGGCAAGATTAATAAGGAACTTGAAGCAAGCGGCCGTCAGCCTATTTTCAGAATAGGTCACATGGCTGATATCAGCCCGGAAATGCTTAAAAAATATCTGGAAATCCTCAGTGGAGTTTTAAAAGATATCAATTAAGATATTAATCTGTTCTTAACGATTTTATTTAAACATTTATGCCCCGTATGCAGCCCTGCATACGGGGCTTTTCTTATTGTGGCCTTTTCAAAGTCAGATAATATTTATCTCTCTGGTATTGTTTACTAAAAATATTAATAATTATGTTGCCCAAGTTTTAATGCATGTATTAAATAAAACTATTTTTTAACACTCTTAATTAGATTTGAGTTTATCAGTATCATAATAAGTGAGGAACTTATGAGCGATAGTTCGTTCAGGAATCCCCGTGGAAAGGGAAAAAAGCGTAATGACTGGCAGGACCATGAAACTGTTAATTTTAAGAAAGACAGAGTTGAGTCCGATCTGGAGCAACTGGCTCATGAATGTCGAGAGCTTACGGTTGATTATCTGAGTCGGGAATCTTTTTCTGCAACCCTGTGTGAAGTTGTGGGGGAAGCTTTGGATATTTTCAGTTCCAGATGTTCCGGCTACCATTTTGATCCTGAGCCTGCATGCCGCAAAGGATGCTACTACTGCTGCTGTGAGCAGGTTGATGTAACTCAGGCTGAGGCCGCATATATTGGGTTTAAACTGCTCAGCAGCTATACTGAATCAGAAATTAAGGACATTATGAAAGAAGTTGATCGTACTACTGTTGAAGTTGGAAACGGCAGGACAGCAGCAGTAGCTAAGACTCCATGTGTCTTTTTAAAGAATAATATCTGCGGAATTTATGAAGCTCGTCCACTGGCATGCCGCGGTCGGAATTCCTTTGATGAAATTGACTGTAAACTTAATTTCAAAGGGGATGGTTACTATGATTCCATTCAAAGCCACCAAATTCCGATGGACATTGCTGAGAGCATTCAGGAAGGGCTGCTTAGAGGAACAAAAAATCTTGGTCTCGAAGCCGGATTGCTTGATCTTCGCACAGCTGTAAAAATCATGCTTCATATCGGTGTTGCCGAGTGTGTTGACGCCTGGTTGCAGGGTGATTTCTTTTTTGGAAAATCAAGAAGTTTATAATATACTGTAATTATATAATATTTTTTGTAAAAGAGCTAGTTCTAAAAAGAACTAGCTCTTAACTTTTATGGCTTTTTCGGCTGGTGTATTTTTGATCTAACTTTTTTGAAGTGGATTTTTTTTTGATGTTGTGAAAAAAAATACAAATTGAGGGAACCCTCAGTTTTTGTTGATTAATTCATCTCCGGTTAAGTCGTTATAGGGCCTTAGCCCTTGTTCTATGGCGCTTTAGGCTGTTGACAACGATTATAAAGGCCTTTAATGATTTTTTTAGACTGAGTGCTCAGTCGGTTTTGGGGAACCGGAGGAATAATGACCAAAATGTCCAAGAAGAAGGCGGCAATTTTACAAGCTGCAACTGTTCTTTTTGCCAATCAGGGCTTTGCAGATACTTCAATGCAGGAGTTGTCTAAAGTAACCGGAGCGGCTGAAGGGACCATCTTTTATCATTTTAAAAACAAGGAAGGCCTGTTGCTGGCCATTCTTGAATCAACCAAAAACAGACTGGTTGAAGAATTCCGCAATTACATGGCGGACCGTGAATTTAAAGACGGCATTGAAATGATGGAAGACGTGGTCGGCTTTTACCTTCTACTTGCCGGTAGGATGGAGTATGATTTTTTACTGCTCCACAGGCTGTTTTTATACCACTTTGCTGAAAGTCGTCCTGAATTTCGGGAGAATTTGGAAGACATTTACAGCTGTCTGGTTGATTTTATTGAGCTACCAATCCTCAAAGGTCAGGAGGACGGTTCAATAGGCGACCTGAACCCAAGAAAAACAGCCCTTATCGTGTTCACTATGGTCGACGGGTTAGTGAGGTTTAAAAACTTCAATCTCTATGATGCGGGCGCGCTCTACAATGAGTTGATCGAGTCCATCCGCAGAATGTTGCAACCAATCAGGGGTGTTTGACAGATGCTTACAAAAGTTTTTCCATTTTTGGGCTGGTTCCGTAAGTACAGCGGAGCAACGCTTCGGGCGGATCTTATTTCGGGTCTGACTGTGGCTCTTGTACTTATCCCCCAGTCTATGGCTTATGCCCAGTTAGCGGGTATGCCAGCCTATTACGGTCTTTATGCTTCTCTGCTGCCGCCTATGGTGGCAGCTTTGTTCGGGTCCAGCAGACAGCTGGCGACCGGTCCGGTTGCCGTTGTTTCGCTTATGACCGCAGCTTCACTTGAACCTCTGGCAACAGCCGGAAGCAGTGGTTATATCGCATACGCGCTTCTGCTTGCTTTCCTTGTAGGACTTTTCCAGTTCCTGCTTGGAGTACTGAGGCTGGGACTTGTCGTAAACTTTTTATCCCACCCGGTTGTAAACGGTTTTACCAATGCCGCTGCAATCATAATTGCCTCCTCACAGCTTTCAAAGATGTTCGGAGTTTATGTGGATAAAGCCGAGCTGCATTATGCAACTATCATGCGGGTAGTCAGCTCAGCCATCCATTATACTCACTGGCCAACCCTTGGCATGGGAGTGCTGGCCTTTGCCATTATGGTCGGGCTGAGAAAAATAAATCCCAAAATACCAAATGTCCTGTGTGCGGTTGTGGTCACCACGGTTCTTTCATGGGCGGTTGGCTTCAATCATGATGCTACTGTTTCCATTGATTCCATAAAGTCTCCTGAAGTTCAGAAAATGATAACTGAATTTAATAAGTCAGTTGTCGGTATTGATACTCTTGCCCAGCAGCGCACGGCGACCGTGGCTAAAGAGGAAGAAGCAAAGCAGGGACACGACATGGTGGCTTTTTATGATGCCGAGCATGACCTGAACGTCATAAATTATGAGGTCAATCTGCTTAAGCATAAATCCCACGAGTATCGTAAGGGCATCAGAGACAGTTTATTCAGCGGTGTTGAGTCTGACGGGAAATTGGCTTTTTATCTGAAAGGCAGTGAACCCGCAGGCGTTGAAACTGATGGCAGGACATGGAGACTCAAGGTCGGCAATAAAGTTCTTAAGACCGATTCTCTGAAAATGATGGGTGGTGGAGCTGTTGTCGGTAACGTTCCTTCAGGATTTCCTCCGCTTGTGCTCCCCAATCTTGATATAAAGGTCATGCTGCGTCTGCTGCCTTTTGCAGTTATTATTTCACTGCTTGGATTTATGGAAGCTATCTCAATTGCTAAGGCCATGGCTGCAAAAACAGGTCAGCGTCTTGACCCGAATCAGGAACTCATCGGTCAGGGGCTGGCTAATATGGTCGGTTCATGCGCCAGCAGTTATCCTGCTTCCGGTTCTTTCTCCAGATCGGCGGTTAACCTTCAGGCCGGGGCGGTGACAGGTTTATCCAGTGTTTTCACTACAGTCGTTGTAGCTGTAGCACTGCTTTTCTTTACCCCGCTGCTTTACCATCTGCCACAGGCTGTGCTTGCAGCAGTTATCATGATGGCTGTTATCGGTCTTATCAACGCTTCCGGTTTTATTCATGCATGGAAAGCCCAGCGTTATGACGGAGCTATCTCCATCATAACTTTTGTGGGAACTCTGTCTTTTGCTCCCCATCTTGATAAGGGCATAATGATCGGTGTTGTGCTTTCACTTTGCGTATTCCTTTACAAAAGTATGCGTCCAAAAGTCGCAGAACTTTCAAAGAACGAGGACGATGTTCTCAGGGATGCAACAACACACGGACTGAAAGTTTGTGATCATATCGCAGTTGTCCGTTTTGACGGTCCTCTGTTTTTTGCAAATGCCAGCTTCCTTGAAGATCAGATAACTGACAGAATGATGTCCATGAAAAAGCTTCAGCACATTATTCTGGTCTGCAACGGAATAAATGATATTGACGCATCCGGTGAAGAAGCTCTTTCTCTGATTGTTGACAACGTTCGCAGTGCAGGACTTGATATCTCACTGACCGGAGTCAATGAGCAGGTTATGGAAGTGCTCAAGAGAACCCATCTT is a genomic window containing:
- a CDS encoding TetR/AcrR family transcriptional regulator, producing MTKMSKKKAAILQAATVLFANQGFADTSMQELSKVTGAAEGTIFYHFKNKEGLLLAILESTKNRLVEEFRNYMADREFKDGIEMMEDVVGFYLLLAGRMEYDFLLLHRLFLYHFAESRPEFRENLEDIYSCLVDFIELPILKGQEDGSIGDLNPRKTALIVFTMVDGLVRFKNFNLYDAGALYNELIESIRRMLQPIRGV
- a CDS encoding pyridoxal-phosphate-dependent aminotransferase family protein, which codes for MIGSDFAELQLFITGPILLRKEVREAGLLPEFGHRDSENVKRFGPIMENLRKLSGAPEDYDIIIFNGSGTNVLEASVRSLVASDDTVLNVSVGAFGDLYHKLAVTNGKNAVQLKFDYGRAIDLDKLEQALEEYSPDVVTFTQNETSTGVFNNVPEVCALIHKYGAKSLVDAVSIFGGAPSCIAEAKPMMYSTSTQKSLGLPAGFGIAFVSPEGFEKAEKVENRGYTTDILAQVEKARNLQTLTTPNGTLVNQMCVQLDYIVNDETIEKRFARHEEMREMAHEWVEQMDGYSLFAQEGYRSPSVSAVQTAPGMTVEKLKQVKEAMRGHGYLFDPGYGKINKELEASGRQPIFRIGHMADISPEMLKKYLEILSGVLKDIN
- a CDS encoding SulP family inorganic anion transporter, producing MLTKVFPFLGWFRKYSGATLRADLISGLTVALVLIPQSMAYAQLAGMPAYYGLYASLLPPMVAALFGSSRQLATGPVAVVSLMTAASLEPLATAGSSGYIAYALLLAFLVGLFQFLLGVLRLGLVVNFLSHPVVNGFTNAAAIIIASSQLSKMFGVYVDKAELHYATIMRVVSSAIHYTHWPTLGMGVLAFAIMVGLRKINPKIPNVLCAVVVTTVLSWAVGFNHDATVSIDSIKSPEVQKMITEFNKSVVGIDTLAQQRTATVAKEEEAKQGHDMVAFYDAEHDLNVINYEVNLLKHKSHEYRKGIRDSLFSGVESDGKLAFYLKGSEPAGVETDGRTWRLKVGNKVLKTDSLKMMGGGAVVGNVPSGFPPLVLPNLDIKVMLRLLPFAVIISLLGFMEAISIAKAMAAKTGQRLDPNQELIGQGLANMVGSCASSYPASGSFSRSAVNLQAGAVTGLSSVFTTVVVAVALLFFTPLLYHLPQAVLAAVIMMAVIGLINASGFIHAWKAQRYDGAISIITFVGTLSFAPHLDKGIMIGVVLSLCVFLYKSMRPKVAELSKNEDDVLRDATTHGLKVCDHIAVVRFDGPLFFANASFLEDQITDRMMSMKKLQHIILVCNGINDIDASGEEALSLIVDNVRSAGLDISLTGVNEQVMEVLKRTHLFEKIREDHIFVDAETALCSTHASAHRDGTEPDCPLTTYCGLKGA
- a CDS encoding YkgJ family cysteine cluster protein gives rise to the protein MSDSSFRNPRGKGKKRNDWQDHETVNFKKDRVESDLEQLAHECRELTVDYLSRESFSATLCEVVGEALDIFSSRCSGYHFDPEPACRKGCYYCCCEQVDVTQAEAAYIGFKLLSSYTESEIKDIMKEVDRTTVEVGNGRTAAVAKTPCVFLKNNICGIYEARPLACRGRNSFDEIDCKLNFKGDGYYDSIQSHQIPMDIAESIQEGLLRGTKNLGLEAGLLDLRTAVKIMLHIGVAECVDAWLQGDFFFGKSRSL